One Fusarium poae strain DAOMC 252244 chromosome 4, whole genome shotgun sequence DNA window includes the following coding sequences:
- a CDS encoding hypothetical protein (BUSCO:10177at5125) — MTAAAMQQPPAIPPRPAKSQDNNESVADVPKIPPRPTKRPDRSISPNPARFAPSPFNEGIPKKSPISARFNPSDAQQEPIKRPTSVSMPSIGQEGAEYSAVTHEIKPEEVQAPEQEEAASPEQTRTIAEDLKLHAPKPSLPAQSAKQRVQAVTRTDSDKAAQFGIGRPGSTQATKQSSTNVSVSDGRQEVEDDHGIPEIGQRVPMNPHLGDVQAPSPGPGSEEFKKHHHRKHSSRGGPPGSYGLHGHGVTPQDKLDKEYYEKHPEVLKREHQTPLHDRQNDFAMSKDDLNKLVRDTRSRGAGLSASGYQSTPTDEVGFQATEEYTSRLSPRPASTSEGKVQPISFKSEIISPEGEHTVHVDDPKHPEYRSYGDGDTVVDEEHKYTAPILAEDEVQNDDHPYSQRPAVEPVHDRRDSGDLDEPLSRPLSRTNRPKSRPTSIYKNNDSQEFTPTSLDDVEEYEPLFPEDGNKDAQKPASGNKARHYFPSKDIWEDAPESVHYTVEVSTPDQAGQVEQAEPEEEPRRRSSAMDRPKTPAHLFAQRQEELAEQEANGPVDVQPPKSHDKSIWYESKESDSFLNNNKRPSVGQRFPSRDIWEDVPESQLYETTVDSPQPQVETKDGPKEETKEELREEAKEEPQEQSKPVIPERPTRKTSQDRPSIPERPKSRPPVSEKPKPSIPPRPTKSSSGDSIETKQKPPVPSRPAGNKIAALQAGFMSDLNKRLKLGPHVPPKKEEPKAEEDLVQEKEKVPLSDARKGRARGPQRRAPARSPAAVATTAPAQPAAPSLTFSVPQTFWYISPEGSLSVSGEQTPTSEPVTEPATEPVSEPVPEPASAHEPERASKPEPVEEKKEDTVDTPTEPQEALPKSEPNLEPKPEIRGEPESESVPVHRDPEPAAGKLPQEAEPTLPAQQPAVEPPQEPAQEAHAEEVPAQEPQHEQEPVQVEKSLVANTAGESILETTVDKKEGGDVVEPVGVSDEVKQ, encoded by the exons ATGACCGCCGCCGCCATGCAACAACCTCCCGCCATCCCGCCTCGTCCGGCTAAGAGCCAGGACAACAACGAGTCCGTGGCCGACGTCCCCAAGATCCCGCCTCGTCCTACGAAACGACCTGACCGCTCGATATCTCCCAACCCTGCTCGTTTCGCTCCCTCGCCATTCAATGAGGGCATCCCTAAAAAGAGCCCTATTTCTGCCCGATTCAACCCCAGTGATGCTCAACAGGAGCCAATCAAGCGCCCTACCAGCGTCTCCATGCCTTCCATTGGCCAGGAGGGTGCTGAGTACAGTGCCGTGACCCATGAGATCAAGCCCGAAGAGGTTCAGGCCCCAGAACAGGAGGAAGCTGCGTCACCTGAACAGACACGTACTATCGCTGAGGACCTCAAGCTCCATGCTCCCAAGCCTTCCCTCCCAGCTCAAAGCGCCAAGCAGCGTGTCCAAGCTGTCACCCGCACCGATTCCGATAAGGCAGCACAGTTCGGCATTGGTCGCCCCGGATCTACCCAAGCCACAAAGCAGTCAAGCACCAACGTTTCGGTTAGCGATGGCCGCCAAGAGGTTGAGGATGACCATGGTATCCCTGAAATCGGCCAACGTGTGCCCATGAACCCCCATCTGGGCGATGTCCAGGCTCCCTCGCCTGGCCCTGGTTCAGAGGAGTTCAAGAAGCATCACCACCGCAAGCACAGCTCTCGTGGTGGACCCCCAGGTAGCTACGGCCTTCACGGCCATGGCGTTACCCCCCAGGATAAGCTCGACAAGGAATACTATGAAAAGCACCCTGAGGTCCTGAAGAGGGAGCACCAGACCCCACTGCATGATCGTCAGAATGACTTTGCTATGAGCAAGGATGACCTGAACAAGCTGGTCAGAGATACACGATCTCGTGGCGCGGGCCTGA GCGCATCGGGCTACCAATCTACACCCACAGACGAGGTTGGTTTCCAAGCCACCGAAGAGTACACCTCCCGTCTTTCACCCCGCCCTGCCTCTACCAGTGAAGGCAAGGTTCAGCCTATTTCATTCAAATCGGAGATTATCAGTCCCGAGGGTGAACATACAGTGCACGTTGATGATCCCAAGCACCCTGAGTATCGGTCATATGGTGACGGCGATACTGTTGTGGATGAGGAGCACAAGTACACTGCGCCCATTTTGGCTGAGGATGAGGTTCAGAACGATGACCATCCTTACAGCCAGCGACCCGCTGTCGAGCCTGTTCATGATCGTCGAGATAGCGGCGACCTTGACGAGCCCCTTAGCCGCCCTCTAAGCAGAACCAATCGACCCAAGAGCAGACCTACCAGCATCTACAAGAACAACGATTCTCAAGAGTTTACTCCCACTTCTTTGGATGATGTCGAGGAATATGAGCCACTTTTCCCTGAAGACGGCAACAAGGACGCCCAGAAGCCAGCATCTGGTAACAAGGCCAGGCACTATTTCCCCAGCAAGGATATCTGGGAGGATGCACCAGAGAGCGTGCACTATACCGTGGAGGTTTCGACCCCAGACCAGGCAGGCCAAGTAGAGCAAGCAGAGCCAGAGGAGGAACCCCGACGACGATCATCTGCCATGGATCGTCCCAAGACCCCTGCTCATCTCTTTGCTCAGAGACAGGAAGAACTCGCAGAGCAAGAAGCGAACGGTCCTGTAGATGTTCAACCTCCCAAGAGCCATGATAAGTCTATCTGGTACGAATCAAAGGAATCAGATTccttcctcaacaacaacaagaggCCTTCTGTCGGCCAGCGATTCCCTAGCCGAGATATCTGGGAAGATGTTCCGGAAAGCCAACTTTATGAGACCACCGTTGATTCTCCTCAGCCCCAGGTTGAGACGAAAGACGGGCCTAAAGAAGAGACGAAGGAAGAACTTAGGGAAGAGGCCAAGGAAGAACCACAGGAGCAAAGCAAGCCTGTTATCCCTGAAAGACCGACCAGGAAAACATCCCAAGACCGTCCTTCGATTCCCGAGCGACCCAAGTCCAGACCACCTGTCTCAGAAAAGCCAAAACCTAGCATCCCTCCTCGACCCACCAAGTCGTCGTCAGGAGATTCGATTGAGACCAAGCAGAAGCCTCCTGTTCCTAGCAGACCTGCCGGTAACAAGATTGCTGCTCTTCAAGCAGGTTTCATGAGTGACCTGAACAAGCGTTTGAAGCTGGGACCACATGTTCCTCCTAAAAAGGAGGAGCCCAAGGCTGAAGAGGATTTGGTacaggagaaggagaaggttcCGCTCTCAGATGCTCGTAAGGGTCGAGCCCGAGGCCCACAACGCCGAGCTCCGGCAAGAAGCCCGGCTGCCGTTGCTACAACCGCGCCCGCGCAACCTGCAGCACCCTCATTAACGTTCTCCGTTCCTCAGACCTTCTGGTACATCAGTCCTGAAGGCTCCCTGTCTGTTTCTGGCGAGCAAACTCCTACTTCTGAGCCTGTAACTGAGCCCGCTACTGAGCCTGTATCCGAGCCTGTGCCGGAACCTGCGTCGGCACATGAGCCCGAACGTGCCTCAAAGCCAGAGCCagtcgaggagaagaaggaggacaCAGTTGACACGCCCACAGAACCCCAGGAAGCGCTGCCCAAGTCAGAACCTAACCTGGAGCCCAAGCCAGAAATCCGCGGCGAGCCTGAGTCAGAATCTGTTCCCGTACATAGGGATCCTGAGCCTGCAGCTGGAAAACTTCCTCAAGAGGCTGAACCCACACTTCCTGCGCAGCAGCCCGCTGTCGAACCCCCTCAGGAGCCTGCCCAGGAAGCACACGCTGAGGAGGTGCCAGCACAGGAACCCCAGCATGAGCAAGAACCTGTTCAAGTGGAGAAGAGCCTTGTTGCCAACACCGCTGGCGAGAGTATTTTGGAGACGACTGTGGATAAGAAGGAGGGTGGTGATGTAGTTGAGCCCGTTGGAGTGTCTGATGAAGTCAAGCAGTAA
- the TVP18 gene encoding Golgi apparatus membrane protein tvp18 (TransMembrane:4 (i12-36o42-65i85-103o109-128i)~BUSCO:55699at5125): MTLKEEFQTRNFSIYGQWLGIISMIICLAVGIANIFSFNVIRIIFCAFAIASSFIILFIEVPLLLRICPTSSKFDELIRKVSTNYMRAGAYGVMSALQFISIVSGSSSLIAAAVFLLLTALCYLLAGVKGQAFVGSKTLGGQGVAQMIV, translated from the exons ATGACTCTCAAAGAAGAATTCCAAACGCGAAACTTCA GCATCTACGGACAATG GCTTGGAATTATTTCCATGATCATTTGTCTGGCTGTCGGAATCGCCAACATCTTCTCGTTCAATGTCATCCGAATCATCTTTTGTGCTTTTGCCAT CGCATCGTCGTTCATCATCTTGTTTATTGAGGTCCCTCTCCTCCTCCGAATCTGCCCAACTTCTTCCAAGTTCGACGAACTCATCCGCAAGGTTTCGACCAACTACATGCGCGCGGGCGCCTACGGTGTCATGTCTGCTCTGCAGTTCATCAGCATTGTCAGCGGCTCCAGCAGTTTGATTGCCGCCGCCGTCTTCCTGCTTCTAACAGCCCTTTGCTACCTCCTTGCCGGTGTCAAGGGACAGGCCTTTGTTGGCAGCAAGACCCTCGGTGGTCAAGGTGTTGCGCAGATGATCGTGTAA
- a CDS encoding hypothetical protein (BUSCO:28002at5125), producing MAFTILSNDQVNFILEGLNVDELEEFRHVLASSLHEFSTGTPALEEAFQEPERTSTLHPETMAETLYMPSCAPCGMGCKVVSSTSPEARQYSDDAEQPSPIGVVNLFTPDGTPLGIINATTLTAFRTALASTCLLARRNHVKTLTVFGSGLQAYWHIRLALMMRGRTIKRVHVINHRWSDKATGLLKRFANIDPEIKQREGWFDTKFGLLIPAFHEYKRLVKEQVREADVLYCCTTSQNDLFDGSILTSHEGRRKGRLIIAVGSLSPDQRELPEDLIHLAAKRDDKPHRHFHKHAIEGGVIVVDNIRGVLKDAGEIIAANIGPHQMVELGELVMLHRLAIEESDGFASSQTSLTSDMDKMDVHGRSSMSTVYGSGSNTSETPTSPTGSVDSEGRRSSSFFHSRKSSSSSLDKEKRKSEDHLCQWLRDGTVVYKSVGLGLMDLVVGTHLIGVANEKNVGTRIDGF from the exons ATGGCTTTTACAATCCTCTCAAATGATCAGGTCAATTTCATATTGGAGGGCCTTAACGTTGATGAGCTTGAAGAGTTTCGCCATGTACTGGCTTCGTCTCTCCACGAGTTCTCTACTGGAACACCAGCTTTGGAGGAGGCCTTCCAGGAACCAGAGCGTACTTCAACACTGCACCCAGAAACAATGGCCGAAACCCTTTACATGCCCTCATGCGCGCCATGCGGAATGGGTTGCAAAG TGGTATCTTCAACAAGTCCTGAAGCTCGTCAGTACTCAGACGATGCTGAACAGCCTAGTCCAATCGGCGTTGTAAACTTGTTCACGCCAGATGGAACACCACTTGGCATCATAAATGCGACTACTTTGACAGCCTTTCGGACTGCACTGGCTTCAACTTGTCTTCTAGCGCGCCGTAATCACGTCAAAACCTTGACTGTATTTGGCAGTGGCCTTCAGGCTTACTGGCATATTCGACTTGCTCTGATGATGCGTGGTAGAACGATCAAGCGGGTTCATGTTATAAACCATCGATGGAGTGACAAGGCGACTGGACTGTTGAAACGATTTGCCAACATTGATCCAGAGATCAAGCAACGGGAAGGCTGGTTCGATACCAAATTTGGACTCTTGATCCCCGCGTTCCACGAGTATAAGCGCCTGGTAAAAGAGCAGGTAAGGGAAGCTGATGTGCTCTACTGTTGTACTACATCACAAAACGACCTATTCGATGGGTCCATCTTGACGTCCCATGAGGGCCGCAGGAAAGGAAGACTTATCATCGCTGTGGGAAGTCTTTCGCCGGATCAGCGAGAGTTGCCAGAAGACCTGATACACTTGGCAGCCAAGAGGGACGACAAGCCACATCGGCATTTTCATAAGCATGCCATCGAAGGCGGAGTAATCGTCGTCGATAACATCAGAGGAGTACTCAAAGATGCGGGTGAAATCATAGCTGCCAATATTGGACCTCATCAAATGGTCGA GCTGGGAGAACTGGTGATGCTCCATCGTCTGGCTATAGAAGAATCTGACGGATTTGCCAGCAGCCAGACTTCTTTGACTTCAGATATGGATAAGATGGATGTCCATGGCAGGAGTTCTATGTCAACCGTCTATGGTAGCGGAAGTAATACCAGCGAAACGCCAACAAGCCCCACGGGCTCTGTCGACTCCGAAGGGCGGAGGTCCAGCTCGTTCTTCCACTCGAGAAAGAGCTCCAGCAGCTCCTTGGATAAAGAAAAGAGGAAGTCCGAAGATCATCTTTGTCAGTGGTTACGAGACGGTACCGTAGTGTACAAGAGTGTCGGGCTTGGACTGATGGATCTGGTGGTGGGGACACATCTAATCGGGGTTGCAAACGAAAAGAATGTAGGAACGAGGATAGATGGTTTCTAA
- a CDS encoding hypothetical protein (BUSCO:28091at5125) translates to MGVTDRIIQIGGQISGNPTAGGREKILQKNPDDIVVTAACRSAFTKGGRGGFKDTHAADLMAGVLKALLDRSKINPALVEDLCVGTVLAPGGGATEMRAASLVAGFPESIAVRTLNRQCSSGLQATVDVANQIKTGMIDIGIGAGVESMSINYGPGAVAEFSEEFEKVPEAANCKVPMGVLSEQMAKDLGITRQAQDTFAASSYQKALKAQKEGLFDEEIAPLKVKFEDKEGNTKEITVSKDDGVREGITVESLGKIRPAFAKDGSIHAGNASQISDGAAAVLLMKRSTAEKLGQKIIGKYVCASVVGVKPLLMGQGPWKAIPKALDLAGISKDDVDIWEINEAFASQCLWCANELGIPQEKINPKGGAIAFGHPLGCTGARQVSTLLYELKRTGQKVGATSMCVGTGMGMAAIWVAE, encoded by the exons ATGGGTG TCACCGACCGTATTATTCAGATTGGAGGCCAGATCTCTGGTAACCCGACCGCTGGCGGTCGTGAGAAGATCCTCCAGAAAAACCCCGATGAT ATCGTCGTCACCGCCGCCTGCCGAAGCGCATTCACAAAGGGAGGCCGTGGTGGTTTCAAGGATACACACGCTGCTGACTTGATGGCCGGAGTCCTCAAGGCTCTCCTCGACCGTTCAAAGATCAACCCCGCCCTGGTCGAGGACCTGTGTGTCGGAACTGTGCTCGCCCCTGGTGGTGGCGCGACTGAGATGCGAGCTGCCAGCTTGGTCGCCGGTTTCCCTGAATCCATCGCCGTCCGAACCCTCAACCGACAGTGCTCTTCTGGCCTCCAGGCCACCGTCGACGTCGCCAACCAGATCAAGACTGGCATGATCGATATCGGtattggtgctggtgttgagAGCATGTCTATCAATTACGGTCCCGGTGCTGTCGCTGAGTTCTCCGAGGAGTTTGAGAAGGTCCCCGAAGCTGCCAACTGCAAGGTCCCTATGGGTGTTCTGTCCGAGCAGATGGCCAAGGATCTCGGCATCACTCGACAGGCGCAAGATACTTTCGCTGCCTCATCATACCAGAAGGCTCTCAAGGCCCAAAAAGAGGGTCTCTTTGACGAGGAAATCGCTCCTCTCAAGGTCAAGTTCGAGGACAAGGAGGGTAACACCAAGGAAATCACCGTCTCCAAGGATGATGGTGTCCGAGAGGGCATCACCGTCGAGTCCCTCGGCAAGATCCGCCCTGCCTTTGCCAAGGATGGATCTATCCACGCCGGTAACGCCAGTCAGATCTCCGATGGTGCTGCCGCTGTGCTTCTCATGAAGCGATCTACCGCTGAGAAGCTCGGGCAGAAGATTATTGGCAAGTACGTCTGCGCCTCGGTTGTTGGTGTCAAGCCCCTCCTCATGGGTCAGGGTCCCTGGAAGGCTATCCCCAAGGCTCTCGACCTCGCTGGTATCTCCAAGGACGATGTCGACATCTGGGAGATCAACGAGGCTTTCGCCAGCCAGTGCTTGTGGTGCGCCAACGAGCTGGGTATTCCTCAGGAGAAGATCAACCCTAAGGGAGGTGCCATTGCCTTTGGTCACCCTCTGGGCTGCACCGGTGCCCGACAAGTCTCTACCCTACTATATGAGTTGAAGAGAACCGGCCAGAAGGTCGGCGCAACATCTATGTGTGTAGGAACTGGTATGGGTATGGCTGCCATCTGGGTGGCTGAGTAA
- the MSRB5 gene encoding Peptide methionine sulfoxide reductase B5, translating into MRFSPFLSNIIFAFSNITRVRPPLTSHLAYRPIPLRSLSGIPILGALFGTSSRNNSKMSFPDQRSDDEWRAVLNKEQFRILREKGTEPPGSGKFDTHYPDEGVYTCAGCEAPLYKATQKFKSGCGWPAYFDSIPGAVVRQEDRSFGKVRTEIVCSNCGGHLGHVFKGEGFDTPTDERHCVNSVSISFSPNDKAVKDKPESKA; encoded by the exons ATGCGCTTCTCTCCATTCCTGTCAAACATCATCTTTGCGTTCTCAAACATTACCCGTGTGAGACCTCCACTGACCTCACACTTGGCCTATCGACCTATTCCTCTTCGATCTTTGTCTGGAATTCCCATCCTGGGCGCTTTATTCGGCACTTCATCTAGAAACAACTCTAAAATGTCTTTTCCTGACCAGCGTTCGGACGACGAGTGGCGTGCTGTCCTCAATAAGG AGCAATTCCGTATTCTCCGTGAGAAGGGTACCGAGCCTCCAGGCTCAGGAAAGTTTGATACCCATTACCCTGACGAAGGTGTCTACACTTGCGCAGGCTGTGAGGCACCTCTCTACAAGGCCACCCAAAAGTTCAAGTCTGGCTGTGGTTGGCCAGCCTACTTTGATAGCATCCCCGGTGCGGTTGTGCGTCAAGAGGATCGCTCCTTCGGCAAGGTACGAACTGAGATTGTGTGCTCCAACTGTGGTGGTCATCTAGGACATGTGTTCAAGGGCGAGGGCTTTGACACGCCCACTGATGAACGCCATTGTGTGAACAGCGTCAGCATCAGCTTTTCTCCCAATGACAAGGCTGTCAAGGACAAGCCTGAAAGCAAGGCTTGA
- a CDS encoding hypothetical protein (BUSCO:35730at5125): MSRRAPNPAAERAAQNQATIKSLLKLEANKVCSDCKRNKHPRWASWNLGVFICIRCSGIHRGMGTHISRVKSVDLDSWTDEQLQSVLKWGNARANKYWEAKLAAGHAPSEAKIENFIRTKYELKRWVMDGPMPDPATLDVEGDDDVPLSLVKEKQVIERKESLRKASLGNSSAPRAVPPPQGDLIGGDPVPVRSSSAAPQSSKVPPKGEPAPPRTISTKDSLLGLDFFGDPQAPPRPASTTGTAPSGQSRPDLKQSILSLYASAPRTQPQAQPQQPPSAGFGGFASPTFSHQSQGSVGGFNDAFSNLSVSNAPKPAAPDPFASLGSAGRTTSSSSNAFGGLGGGSFFDSKPSQPSAPTHQHQSSNFSNFGGFSSPVPAPAAAPAAPKPAQSSAMGDLFDLSAPVTTSPPPPQPAAASTSSVFNLSSPQSPPAAAPTSNTTSSMGGFSGADVWGGSEWGAPAAAPAPVQKAPEPEKSASNDFGWGNAGGAFANTPIVPGASGGLTSGGFNPIASPKVSADEEFGGWTSSGPAASGSTGQTKSGGFGGDEDLFSNVWQ, from the exons ATGTCTAGGAGAGCCCCGAACCCCGCCGCTGAGCGGGCGGCGCAAAACCAAGCTACCATCAAGAGTCTCCTCAAGCTGGAAGCCAACAAGGTCTGCTCTGATTGCAAAAGAAACAAGC ATCCTCGATGGGCCAGCTGGAATCTTGGCGTCTTCATCTGTATCCGATGCTCAGGCATCCACCGTGGCATGGGCACTCACATCAGCCGAGTCAAGTCCGTCGACCTCGATTCCTGGACCGACGAACAACTTCAGAGCGTACTGAAATGGGGCAATGCCCGCGCCAACAAATACTGGGAGGCAAAGCTTGCGGCTGGTCACGCTCCCTCCGAAGCCAAGATCGAGAATTTTATCCGAACAAAGTACGAACTCAAGCGATGGGTGATGGACGGCCCCATGCCCGATCCTGCGACCCTGGACGTTGAAGGCGACGACGATGTACCCCTTAGTCTCGTCAAGGAGAAGCAGGTCATAGAGCGCAAAGAATCTCTCAGGAAGGCTTCCCTAGGCAACTCATCAGCACCAAGGGCCGTCCCCCCTCCTCAGGGGGATCTTATCGGTGGAGATCCTGTTCCTGTGCGATCGAGCAGCGCTGCTCCTCAGTCATCCAAGGTCCCCCCCAAGGGTGAACCTGCTCCCCCACGAACAATAAGCACAAAGGATTCGCTACTCGGACTCGACTTCTTCGGAGATCCCCAGGCCCCTCCACGACCAGCCAGCACAACCGGTACCGCCCCAAGCGGCCAGTCACGACCTGACTTAAAGCAGTCTATCCTCTCTCTGTATGCATCTGCACCTCGAACCCAACCCCAGGCTCAGCCACAGCAGCCTCCATCTGCTGGATTCGGCGGTTTCGCTTCTCCCACTTTTAGTCACCAGTCACAAGGTTCAGTCGGTGGTTTCAACGATGCCTTCAGCAATCTCAGCGTTTCGAACGCACCCAAACCCGCTGCCCCCGATCCTTTTGCCAGCCTTGGTTCTGCTGGCCGTACAAcatccagcagcagcaatgcATTTGGCGGCCTAGGAGGAGGTAGTTTCTTTGACAGCAAGCCCTCGCAACCCTCGGCTCCCACTCACCAGCACCAATCTTCCAACTTTTCCAACTTCGGCGGCTTTTCCTCCCCCGTGCCTGCACCTGCTGCAGCCCCAGCCGCGCCCAAGCCTGCTCAATCTTCTGCTATGGGCGATCTCTTTGATCTTTCTGCACCTGTGACCACATCGCCTCCACCGCCACAGCCCGCAGCCGCTTCCACCAGCTCCGTCTTCAACCTCTCTTCCCCTCAAAGCCCTCCCGCCGCTGCACCTACCAGTAACACAACAAGCTCTATGGGTGGTTTTTCTGGTGCTGATGTCTGGGGTGGAAGCGAATGGGGAGCCCCTGCCGCAGCTCCAGCACCTGTTCAGAAGGCCCCTGAACCAGAAAAGTCTGCATCTAACGACTTTGGATGGGGTAACGCGGGAGGCGCTTTCGCTAACACTCCCATAGTCCCCGGAGCATCTGGAGGCTTGACATCTGGCGGTTTCAACCCTATCGCATCACCCAAGGTGTCAGCCGACGAGGAATTTGGAGGATGGACCAGCAGCGGGCCTGCTGCCAGTGGAAGCACTGGTCAAACAAAGTCCGGCGGCTTCGGTGGAGATGAGGACTTGTTCTCTAATGTGTGGCAGTAG